The window GGGCCCTGAGTGTAGGAATCAGGATATCAGGTAGATATTCAGCCATCAAGCCAAGCTAGGACGCTATCTCAGGAACCTGAGATATGTTTCACAGGCTAACCTCCGTGGCTAGAATCACACCCAGGGTCCTTATATCTGCCTTGgtttatttctctgttgttgtgataaacattgaccaaaccaacttggggatggaaagggtttatttgatttacatattacagtccatcactgagggaggaCAAAGCAGGCACTCAGGTCAGGAACCTGAAGACAAGACCTGAAGAGACCATCAAGAAATGCTGCTTAGTGGGTTGTTCCCTCTGGCTTGCTCGGCTGCCTTCCTTCTATAGCTGAGGACCACCTGCTGGTGGGTGGCACTGCCCCAAGTGGATTGGGCTTGCCTACATcagttagcaattaagaaaatgaccccacagacatgcccacaggccaatcccaTGGAAgccattcctcagctgaggttcattCTTTcaattgtcaagttgacaattgaagCTAAGCATGGCATGCCAATCAATTCAAGGACACTTGGGAAAAACCCATGAGGCATCTTCGCGATGGTCTACCAGTTCCCCGGATTTCCAAACCTAGGCCAGAGTTTCCTAGGTGAGTGAACGAAAAGGCCCTGTGACTGGAGTAGCACTGTGACTGGAGTAGTGAGATAGGAACATGGGGCAGCCAGAGCAGCaggagagtgtggtgatattgtgttccccaaaatattgtgcaccctaaaaaacttatctggggtcagagaacagaacagccactagatacagaggccagaaaatggtggcacacacacctttaatcctagcattcctaaggcagagatctgtctgaatatctgtgagttcaaggccacactggaaacagccaggcatggtgactcacatctttaatcccaagaagtgatggcaggaggcagaaaggtatataaggcatgaggaccagaaactagaagcttttggctggttaagctttcaggcttttgagtagcagttcagctgagattcactccagatgaggacacagaggcttccagtctgaggaaacaggatcagctgaggaactggcgaggtgaggtagctgtggcttgttctgcttctctgatcttccagcattcaccccaatacctggctccgggtttggttttattaataagaccttttaagattcgtgctacaggagagtgatgtagaatattattttaagatgtattacggCGTCGTCTTCCTTCCTTGCGGTGAGTGTTTCTCGGAGACCTGTAACTCGGCCCTGCTGATAGCAAGATGTCTTCAGGAAATGCAAAAATTGGGCATCTTGCCCCCAACTTCAAAGCCACAGCTGTTATGCCAGATGGACAATTCAAAGATATCAGCCTAAGtgaatacaaaggaaaatatgtCGTATTCTTCTTTTATCCTCTTGATTTTACTTTTGTGTGCCCCACTGAGATCATTGCTTTCAGTGATAGGGCAGAAGAATTTAAGAAACTCAATTGCCAAGTGATTGGAGCTTCTGTGGATTCTCACTTCTGTCATCTGGCATGGATTAATACACCCAAGAAACAAGGAGGATTGGGACCCATGAACATTCCTTTGGTATCAGATCCCAAGCATACCATTGCTCAGGATTATGGAGTCTTAAAGGCTGATGAAGGTATCTCTTTCAGGGGCCTTTTTATTATTGATGATAAAGGTATCCTTCGACAGATCACTATAAATGATCTTCCTGTTGGCCACTCTGTGGATGAGATTCTGAGACTAGTGCAGGCCTTCCAGTACACTGACAAGCATGGTGAAGTGTGCCCTGCCGGCTGGAAACCTGGCAGTGATACCATCAAGCCTGAtgtccaaaagagcaaagaatatttttctaagcaGAAGTGAGCACTGGGCCATTTTTCTGCCAGGCTGCATTGGTCAGCCAGAAGAAAATTTCTTGTACTCTATTCGTGCTTAAACAAAATGTGGTGTGATTCAAGACATCCCTTTCCTACAGTACTGGGGGCGGTTAGCCTTTCTTCCACTATTGGGAATAGCCTGAGGTTTGTTGTGAGTTGCAGAAATCaacctgttgtttttttttttttttagtatctaTTAAACTTGATCTCTGAGAACTTGGTGATTCATTTTAAGGCAATATATTTTTtggtgtagaaaaaaaaagatgtattacatttgtttactctgtggaacatttgtttaatgatgcaaagatatgttgccttcttttaggttgcatttgttaactctgtaaagctgtgttacttttcctgtctaaacacctgattggtataataaagagctgaatggcccatagtaaggcagagaaaggataggtggggctggtaggcagagagaataaatagaaggagaactctgggaggaaaagaaagagcaagagaacaaggagaggaggacgctaggggccagccacccagccacccagccacccagccacccagccacccagccacccagccacccagccacccagccaccctcatggagtaagagtgaaagtaagatatagagaagtaagaaaaggaaaaagtccagaggcaaaagatagatgggataatttaaagttaagaaaagctggcaagaaacaagccaagctaaggccagccattcataagtaataagcttctgtgtggtttACTTGGGACctaggtggtgggcccccaaagagccaaagagtcaAAAGAATAAGAGTCAAAACAACCAACTTCAGGAGAGACCTGGGAGTCCCAAGCGTAGAGTCCTCATGATCTGTGAGGACCATCTTGGGTGACTTGTGTTGGCTGGGGTGACATTGCTCAGCAGGGTTTCCACGGACTAGTATGCAGGTGTCAGGTCCAGGGATCTGGATTAGTCTGGGGATCCCAACTTGGGCTCACCCCTCCATGAGAGTGTTTCTCCATGTAAATTAGATTGTTCCTCTGAAAGCATTATTCATAATTCATTGTCTCAAGTGACATGATGTATAGGGGTACTCAGTCTGATGAGTGTGGGGCAGTCCTGTCTCCATTCCCATGCTAAGGCAGCACCATATCTCCCCAATCCTCAGTCCCCCCTCCCCTGTCACTCCTCCTacacctccctccccatccccagttGTACAAACTGGACCTTAGCACACATTTTGTGTGAATTTGCTCTGTGCTGGCACCCTCTGCTGGTCCAGTCGTGTGGTGCTGCTAGCGGTTTCCTGAGTTAGCTTGTTCAGCCTAAAGTCACAGGACTCTACTCTTCCTCATTCCCTGCTCAGCTCTATGAACCATGCATGCCCAAGCCAAGGAGGGTCAGAGCTGGAACAGTGTTCTCTCAGGCCAGGAACACAGGCTGCTCACCAGCAAGTAAGCACTGTCCCTATGGCTGAAGGCTCAGGCTCTCACCAACAGGAAGGAGCCCGTGTCCTCTCTAGAGTAACACTGCTGGAGGTGAGACTGCCTGCCAAGTTGTTACATTCCTGCATACTCCCTTGTGGTTGGCCTAAGTTGTTGTTATCCTCTGACCTGGCTCCTGGGTGACTCAAGGTTAGAGGTTCTGGTAAACAGGCCTCCAGGCCTCCACGGGCTCCCCAGACCCCCCTCTTCCTTCTGTACTGCAACAGGGCCGCCTGCTCTTTCATTTCCGCCAGGCTCTGCCCAAAGTTCCACTGGCCTGAGGATGCCAGCAGCAAGGGGGCAGCCTGAAGCTTCCTTTTTCGTTTAGGGACCTCTagttaacttttcatttttattgttgttttgttttttgaaacagggtctctctgtattcctggcactcactgtgtagactaggctggccttgaactctcagagctctgcctgcctctgcttcttaagtgctgggattaaaggcgtgcgccaccatgcctggctccttttccttgtttttagcttgttctcttctcttcagATACTGGAAAGGGGCTGGGCATGCTTTCTTTCACTCACTATATCCTGGGCTTACTtgctctctctcatccctccctTATGGGGctgcttgtctgccatgtggctgcttgcTGGCCTCTGTGCCTAACTCAGAAGGCATGGCTTTTTCTCGTCCTCTTCTCCATCCCTTGTCCAGGAAGCTGTGGAGACAGGATATCACTGTGTgctcctgactggcctggaacttgctatgaagaccaggcaggtctcacagaggtctgcctgcctctgcctccctagtgcttggattaaaagctCAAGTCACCACACAGGCAAGAGCCTCCTTTTGGTGAGTGAGACATAGAAAAATCTGATTGATAATAGAAAATATGGCTATACCTTGGAATCaagaaatttataaaaagaaattatgCTTGTCCCATTCACAAGTTCTAGTTTAATTTGTCTAGAAGGGGATTCAAGCATTGGTAATTTTTAAACTACTCAGATGCTGTAAATGGTAGTTGTGATTTGAGTCCTGCTGATTTGAGAGAATCTAGAATCATCCAGGAGATGAACCTCCAGGCACACCTTTGAAGGCTTCTGTAAATAATGTTAGCCTCTGAGAATATCTGCAAGGGGTTATCTTCATTATGTTAATTGACATGGCAAGACTCAGCTTTGTGGGCAAGAgatccctgtggtggtattgtgttccctgaaatattgtgcaccctaataaacttatctggggtcagagacagaacagccacaatattaaacatagaggataggcagtggtagcacacgcctttaatcccagcacttgcgaggcagagctaggcagaaatccatgtgttcaaggatacagccaagcatggtgactcacgcctttaatcccagggagtgatggtagaaggcagaaaggtatataaggcgtgaagaccagaaactagaagcatttggctgcttaagctttcaggcttctagcagcacaattcagctgagagccattccgatatgaggacacagaggcttccagtgtgaggaaacaagaccagctgagaagttggccaggtgaggttaactgtggcttgttctgtttctctgatcttccagtgttcaccccaatacctggctccaagtttgattttattaataagaacttttaagactcttGCTACAGATCCCGGAATGCATAAGATGGAGAAAGTGTGCTCAGtgcctctctgctttctgactgtgaatGGGATGTGACCAGATGGCATTTTGACTTGcccaccatgaggaactgtatcctTGAGCCagaataaacaattttttttaactcagttgCTTTCTCAGTACGTTATCACAGGGAGATAAACTAAGACACAAGTAAATGTAAATTCATTATGCTGTTTGTTCTGTTTAGAACTACTTGAAGTTTTCCAAACAATTTTAATTCTTCCCGTCTAGAAGCTGACAAAAAAAGCTAGACATTCCATCAAACCCAGTAATAGGCTAGGCAAGCTTCAAGGACAGTAGATGCCTTTTGATAAGCAGAAAGAGTAGACATTGCAATGAGTCCCCCTTTGACCGGAACCTTTACATAGAGCATCATCGGGGCCAAAGGGCAGGCTGGCCTGGTATTCATTATGTAGTTCAAGCTGGACTTGGGCTAACGTTTGTGGATTTTATGTAGTGTTTGGTATCTTTAATTAGTTGGGTAGTTTGTGTTGGTTGAGGGTGGgttgttttttggtgtgtgtgtgtgtgtgtgtgtgtgtgtgtgtgcgcgcgcgcgcagctGCGCGCGCGCATTCACATTCTGAGTCCATGCATGGAAGAGTACATTATTTAAGAGTAAAGCTATGGCAGGATGGCAGGTGTCAGGAATTTTTCTCAAGGTGACATAAAGTCTGACAAGTGCTATCCATTTAAAGAATAGATTCTGAGATTTCAAGGCCATGTTTGTGTTGTAACTCTTTTACTGATGCTAATACTTTAATAAATTTAAACCGgtggtggaaaaaaaaagaataaagctaTGCATTCAATTTTGGTTGTAAAAGCTGATTACATGGGCAGTCTAAGGCATAGTAAAGTTGGTTACATTCTTTTCCTGAAGACATGTTAAGTTTAAACTGATTGAGTACATAGTAGGACAGCAGACAGATGCATAGTATTAAATTATCTCAAGGTCTATTATCAACTTGGTTGCAAGGTCTGAAAAATGTTTAGTCTCCTCAAAGGCAAAAGgtattttcagaaaaacaaattaccacagagacacacatagatacacaaacacacagacacaattttaaaaagtagtaataatacatcttaaaaaaaattaaaaagcttccccttctcctcctcctcctcctcctcctcctcctcctcctcctcctccttcttgaaAACACCAAATGGCAGACAACGCTGGTACAGCGGGAGGGCCCAGAGGACCCGGGGGCCCAGGATTAGGAGGCTGTGGTGGCTTCTGCGGAGGATACAGCAGTGCGAGGCCGACCGAGACCACGGGGCTTGTGGAGGTAAAGCTGAAGACAAGGAGTGGATCCCCGGCACCAAGCTGGGCCGCCTGGTTAAGGACATGAAGATCAAGTCCCTGGAGGAGATCTACCTGTTCTCCCTTCCCATTAAGGAATCCGAGATCATTGACTTTTTCCTGGGTGCATCCCTAAAGGATGAGGTTCTAAAGATCATGCCAGTGCAGAAGCAGACTCAGGCTGGCCAGCGGACCAGGTTCAAGCCAAGGCCACCTTCGATGCCATCTCCAAGAGCTACAGCTACCTGACACTCAACCTCTGGAAAGAGACTGTGTTCACCAAATCTCCTTATCAGGAGTTCACTGACCATCTTGTGAAAACCCACACCAGAGTGTctgttcagaggacccaggctccagcTGTGGCCACCACATAAGGGTttttatacaagaaaaataaagtgaattaaacctgttattttttttttttttaaagctagtaaCTTGGGCAGTCTGCAAGCACATTTGTCAAGCACTTCTCTAAAGGGTCTTCCAGTTCTAACTGTAAACGTTTCTAACTTACCTCTGATCTATGACCTAATGGGAGGGGGAAATCAATCTGCTCACTTCCTTTGAGACTCTTCCTTAGTTCTAACAGCCTGTCTGATTTGCTCAGGTCCAGGCAGTTCTTAGGAAACAAGAGTGTAGCCATGCTGCCATCTTGTGTTCATGATTGGAAGACTCACTTAAGTCAACTAGAAAAGGAGTAGGAGGGAGGTCTGGTGGAAGGTTGAAGCCAAGTCACAGATGTGGTAACCACGCCACACACATAAACTACAAAGGGCTGTCAGATATCTCAGCCTGCACCACAGAGCAATCCCCAGGACGcacaaggtgggaggagagagcatATGTAATAAAAAGTgaagtttaatatttttatttattgtgtgtgtgtgtgtgcgcgtgtgcgtagGCATGAGCATGGGCATGTGCCACAGCTCaagtgttgaggtcagaggacagcttgctggaatcagttctcttctttacAGAGTAGAGAATTGAGCTTTCCATTTATTCTGAGATGGATGactcttctttccctttcctctcattCGATGATAGGAGTTTGTGCTGCTTCTTGTTCTGCCATAAATAAAGT is drawn from Peromyscus eremicus chromosome 11, PerEre_H2_v1, whole genome shotgun sequence and contains these coding sequences:
- the LOC131921621 gene encoding peroxiredoxin-1-like, translated to MSSGNAKIGHLAPNFKATAVMPDGQFKDISLSEYKGKYVVFFFYPLDFTFVCPTEIIAFSDRAEEFKKLNCQVIGASVDSHFCHLAWINTPKKQGGLGPMNIPLVSDPKHTIAQDYGVLKADEGISFRGLFIIDDKGILRQITINDLPVGHSVDEILRLVQAFQYTDKHGEVCPAGWKPGSDTIKPDVQKSKEYFSKQK